Proteins encoded within one genomic window of Actinoplanes octamycinicus:
- a CDS encoding cation:dicarboxylate symporter family transporter produces the protein MSVDAGAPRRRDRSHYLYLSVLLAMVLGITVGFVFPDFAVKLKPLGTGFVDLIKMMIAPVIFCTLVLGVGSVRRAAQVGRVGGLALGYFLIMSTVALSIGLVVGNLLHPGSGLHLSEELAKTGTAQVSKQAEGGVDFVLGIIPDTLFSALTSTQVLQTLLVALLVGFAVQSLGDRGEPVIRAIGLLQRIVFKILSMIMWLAPIGAFGAMAALVGATGFDALKSLAGIMLGFYTTCVLFVFVVLGLLLRLVAGISIFRLFRYLAREFLLILSTSSSESALPRLIAKMGHLGVSRPVVGIVVPTGYSFNLDGTAIYLTMASLFIADAMDQPLSVGQQIGLLLFMIIASKGAAGVTGAGLATLAGGLQSHRPDLVPGVGMIVGIDRLMSEARALTNFAGNAVATVLIGTWTHEIDREQAGRVLAGEAPFDESTFDDDPHDAHTPALAEAGTTAPADTPPPNRPHEAP, from the coding sequence ATGTCCGTCGATGCCGGGGCTCCGCGGCGCCGAGACCGCAGCCACTACCTCTACCTCTCCGTGCTGCTCGCGATGGTCCTCGGGATCACCGTGGGCTTCGTCTTCCCGGACTTCGCGGTGAAGCTGAAACCGCTGGGCACCGGGTTCGTCGACCTGATCAAGATGATGATCGCGCCAGTGATCTTCTGCACCCTGGTGCTCGGGGTCGGCTCGGTCCGGCGCGCCGCCCAGGTCGGCCGGGTCGGCGGGCTGGCCCTCGGCTACTTCCTGATCATGTCCACCGTGGCGCTGTCGATCGGCCTGGTGGTCGGCAACCTGCTGCACCCCGGCTCCGGCCTGCACCTGAGCGAGGAGCTGGCGAAGACCGGCACGGCCCAGGTCAGCAAGCAGGCCGAGGGCGGCGTCGACTTCGTCCTCGGGATCATCCCGGACACCCTGTTCTCCGCGCTGACCAGCACCCAGGTGCTGCAGACGCTGCTGGTGGCGCTGCTGGTCGGATTCGCCGTGCAGTCGCTCGGCGACCGCGGCGAACCGGTGATCCGGGCGATCGGGCTGCTCCAGCGGATCGTCTTCAAGATCCTGTCGATGATCATGTGGCTGGCCCCGATCGGCGCGTTCGGCGCGATGGCCGCGCTGGTCGGCGCGACCGGCTTCGACGCGCTGAAGAGCCTGGCCGGCATCATGCTCGGCTTCTACACCACCTGCGTGCTCTTCGTCTTCGTGGTGCTCGGGCTGCTGCTCCGGCTGGTCGCCGGGATCTCGATCTTCCGGCTCTTCCGCTACCTGGCCCGGGAGTTCCTGCTGATCCTGTCCACCTCGTCGTCCGAGTCGGCGCTGCCCCGGCTGATCGCCAAGATGGGCCACCTCGGGGTGAGCCGCCCGGTGGTCGGCATCGTGGTGCCCACCGGCTACTCGTTCAACCTGGACGGCACCGCGATCTACCTGACCATGGCCTCCCTGTTCATCGCCGACGCGATGGACCAGCCGCTCTCCGTGGGCCAGCAGATCGGCCTGCTGCTCTTCATGATCATCGCCTCCAAGGGCGCCGCCGGCGTCACCGGCGCCGGCCTGGCCACCCTGGCCGGCGGCCTGCAGAGCCACCGCCCCGACCTGGTCCCCGGCGTCGGCATGATCGTCGGCATCGACCGCCTGATGTCCGAGGCCCGCGCCCTGACCAACTTCGCCGGCAACGCCGTCGCCACCGTCCTGATCGGCACCTGGACCCACGAGATCGACCGCGAGCAGGCCGGCCGGGTCCTCGCCGGCGAAGCCCCCTTCGACGAGTCCACCTTCGACGACGACCCGCACGACGCCCACACCCCCGCCCTGGCCGAGGCCGGCACCACCGCACCGGCCGACACCCCGCCCCCGAACCGCCCGCACGAAGCGCCCTGA
- a CDS encoding bifunctional 5,10-methylenetetrahydrofolate dehydrogenase/5,10-methenyltetrahydrofolate cyclohydrolase, with amino-acid sequence MTTETSGARLLPGAPVAEAVLADVRERVAKLKGRGIQPSLATILVGDDDASAGYIRIKQKQAGELGFESPHRHLSGDVTQADLLKVIAEFNDDKAVHGVLIQYPIPAHLDYDAALQTLDPDKDVDGMHPLNMGRLAVGLPGPLPCTPAGIEALLAHHGVEVSGREVVILGRGATLGRPLAMLLAQKRPTANAAVTVVHTGVKDWPRYTQRAEILIAAAGVPNIIQPEHVKPGATVIGAGVRYEGRRLLPDVDEACAAVAGAITPRLGGVGPTTVAMLFRNAVSAAERANP; translated from the coding sequence ATGACCACCGAAACCAGCGGCGCCCGCCTCCTGCCCGGAGCGCCGGTCGCCGAGGCCGTCCTGGCCGACGTCCGGGAGCGGGTCGCCAAGCTCAAGGGGCGTGGCATCCAGCCCAGCCTGGCCACCATCCTGGTGGGCGACGACGACGCCAGCGCCGGGTACATCCGGATCAAGCAGAAGCAGGCCGGCGAGCTCGGCTTCGAGTCCCCGCACCGGCACCTGTCCGGCGACGTCACCCAGGCCGACCTGCTGAAGGTGATCGCCGAGTTCAACGACGACAAGGCCGTGCACGGCGTCCTGATCCAGTACCCGATCCCGGCCCACCTGGACTACGACGCCGCGCTGCAGACCCTCGACCCGGACAAGGACGTCGACGGGATGCACCCGCTCAACATGGGCCGGCTCGCGGTCGGCCTGCCCGGCCCGCTGCCCTGCACCCCGGCCGGCATCGAGGCGCTGCTCGCCCACCACGGCGTCGAGGTGTCCGGGCGGGAGGTGGTCATCCTCGGCCGCGGCGCCACCCTGGGCCGCCCGCTCGCGATGCTGCTCGCGCAGAAGCGGCCGACCGCGAACGCCGCCGTCACCGTGGTGCACACCGGTGTCAAGGACTGGCCGCGGTACACGCAGCGGGCGGAGATCCTGATCGCCGCCGCCGGCGTGCCGAACATCATCCAGCCGGAGCACGTCAAGCCGGGCGCCACGGTGATCGGCGCCGGGGTCCGCTACGAGGGCCGCCGCCTGCTGCCGGACGTCGACGAGGCGTGCGCCGCGGTGGCCGGGGCGATCACCCCGCGGCTCGGCGGGGTCGGCCCGACCACGGTCGCCATGCTGTTCCGCAACGCGGTGAGCGCCGCCGAGCGCGCCAACCCGTAA
- a CDS encoding MerR family transcriptional regulator gives MRIGDLAARAGVSVRSVRYYEEQGLLSSIRSPSGQRHYTEEAVERVTFLQRLYAAGLSSRTIAELLPCVDAPSLEHADAAMERMREERNRLSTHIEELIRTRNALDDLMSAAAEHRDRHYV, from the coding sequence ATGCGGATCGGGGATCTCGCGGCGCGGGCCGGGGTCAGCGTCCGGTCGGTCCGTTACTACGAGGAGCAGGGGCTGCTCAGCAGCATCCGGAGCCCGAGCGGCCAGCGGCACTACACCGAGGAGGCGGTCGAGCGGGTGACGTTCCTGCAGCGGCTCTACGCCGCCGGACTCTCCAGCCGCACCATCGCCGAGCTGCTCCCCTGCGTCGACGCGCCCAGCCTGGAGCATGCCGACGCGGCGATGGAGCGGATGCGCGAGGAGCGCAACCGTCTCTCCACCCACATCGAGGAGCTGATCCGTACGCGGAACGCCCTCGACGACCTGATGTCGGCAGCCGCCGAGCACCGCGACCGGCACTACGTCTAG
- a CDS encoding class I SAM-dependent RNA methyltransferase produces the protein MTLPEDDLVEGDRIELTVGAPAHGGHCVARFGGEHGRVVFVRHALPGERVTAEITERHRGYLRADAVAIHEPSPDRVRPPCEYAHPGGCGGCDLQHVSADAQLRWKTQVVREQLGRLAGLTPEDQDRLSVRVEPLTPGEAGLLGWRTRVRYAIDAAGRPGLLQHRSHQVVPIDRCLIAHPAIQELDLLQHPWPESNAVQAVASGGGDVAVLDRPAGTSGSAGDDPTEDQGGAGLVRLAGPERITEVAGERSWELAPEGFWQVHPAAAATLTEAVLAMLRPAPGEIAWDLYGGAGLFAAAVAARTGARTTVVESSPLGVAAARSALADLPQVEVVAARVETALGRRRITGPVDLVVLDPPRAGAGARVVRGIAGAGPRAVAYVACDPAALARDVKTFRSLGWELAELRAFDCFPMTQHVECVALLTPPGR, from the coding sequence GTGACCCTTCCCGAAGACGACCTCGTGGAGGGTGACCGGATCGAGCTGACCGTCGGCGCCCCGGCGCACGGCGGGCACTGCGTGGCCCGGTTCGGCGGCGAGCACGGCCGGGTGGTCTTCGTCCGGCACGCGCTGCCCGGCGAGCGGGTCACCGCGGAGATCACCGAGCGGCACCGCGGCTACCTGCGGGCCGACGCCGTGGCGATCCACGAGCCGTCGCCCGATCGCGTCCGGCCGCCCTGCGAGTACGCCCACCCGGGCGGCTGCGGCGGCTGCGACCTGCAGCACGTCTCCGCCGACGCGCAGCTGCGCTGGAAGACCCAGGTGGTCCGGGAGCAGCTCGGCCGGCTGGCCGGGCTGACGCCCGAGGACCAGGACCGGCTTTCGGTACGCGTGGAGCCGCTCACCCCGGGCGAGGCCGGCCTGCTCGGCTGGCGCACCCGGGTCCGCTACGCGATCGACGCGGCCGGCCGCCCCGGCCTGCTCCAGCACCGCTCGCACCAGGTGGTCCCGATCGACCGCTGCCTGATCGCGCACCCGGCGATCCAGGAGCTCGACCTGCTCCAGCACCCCTGGCCGGAGAGCAACGCGGTGCAGGCGGTCGCGTCCGGCGGCGGCGACGTCGCGGTGCTGGACCGCCCGGCCGGGACGTCCGGCTCGGCCGGCGACGACCCGACCGAGGACCAGGGCGGCGCCGGGCTGGTCCGGCTGGCCGGGCCGGAGCGGATCACCGAGGTGGCCGGCGAGCGGTCCTGGGAGCTGGCGCCGGAGGGCTTCTGGCAGGTGCACCCGGCGGCCGCCGCCACGCTGACCGAGGCGGTGCTGGCCATGCTCCGGCCGGCCCCGGGCGAGATCGCCTGGGACCTGTACGGCGGGGCGGGCCTGTTCGCCGCCGCCGTCGCCGCCCGCACCGGGGCCCGCACCACGGTGGTCGAGTCGTCGCCGCTGGGCGTCGCCGCGGCCCGGTCCGCCCTGGCCGACCTGCCACAGGTCGAGGTGGTCGCGGCCCGGGTGGAGACGGCGCTGGGCCGGCGCCGGATCACCGGCCCGGTCGACCTGGTGGTGCTGGACCCGCCGCGGGCCGGTGCCGGCGCCCGGGTGGTCCGCGGGATCGCCGGGGCCGGGCCCCGCGCGGTCGCCTACGTGGCCTGCGACCCGGCGGCGCTGGCCCGGGACGTGAAGACGTTCCGGTCGCTCGGCTGGGAGCTGGCCGAGTTGCGCGCCTTCGACTGCTTCCCGATGACCCAGCACGTGGAGTGCGTCGCGCTGCTCACCCCGCCGGGGCGCTAG
- a CDS encoding APC family permease, whose product MASTTSLAKRLLLGRPFRSDKLQHTLLPKRIALPVFASDALSSVAYAPDEILLTLSIAGASAFAISPWVTLAVAVVMVTVVASYRQNVHAYPSGGGDYEVATVNIGPRAGLGVASALLVDYILTVAVSISSGVSNLASVLPWDSIGDYKVEIAVGAVLLLTALNLRGLRESGTAFAVPTYLFIFVIIGMILTGLFRVFVLGDDLRAPSAGLTITAEESHLTSFAFVFLLLRTFSSGCAALTGVEAISNGVPAFKPPKSKNAATTLLLLGVMAIVMLFGIISLARLTHLQYVEDPTTQITGGPANYVQKTVTAQLAETVFGQGSWLVVLVGAITALILFLAANTAFNGFPVLGSILAQDRYLPRQFHTRGDRLAFSNGIVFLAAAAIVLIVAFQAETTRLIQLYIVGVFVSFTLSQGGMIRHWNRLLRVQRDPERRRRMIRSRAINTFGMGLTGAVLIVVLITKFLLGAWIAIAAMIVIYGLMLAIHRHYTRVSEELQPTEERPVLPSRNHAVVLVSKVHMPTLRAVAYAQATRPDTITAVTVNVDDKDTRNIQAEWERRELPVPLTVVDSPYREITKPIIDFVKSVRRASPRDVVTVFVPEYVVGRWWENLLHNQSALRIKGRLLFEPGVMVTSVPWQLRSSQDRDLDRLDRGLSRAPARGPRFHPSEPSAVSDQPIEEKP is encoded by the coding sequence GTGGCAAGTACCACCTCCCTAGCCAAGCGGCTGCTTCTCGGCCGGCCGTTCCGCTCGGACAAGCTGCAGCACACGCTGCTGCCCAAGCGGATCGCGCTGCCCGTGTTCGCCAGCGACGCCCTCTCCAGCGTGGCGTACGCGCCGGACGAGATCCTGCTGACCCTCTCGATCGCCGGGGCCAGCGCCTTCGCGATCTCTCCCTGGGTGACGCTCGCGGTCGCGGTGGTGATGGTGACCGTGGTCGCCAGCTACCGGCAGAACGTGCACGCCTACCCGTCCGGCGGTGGCGACTACGAGGTCGCCACGGTCAACATCGGCCCCCGGGCCGGGCTCGGCGTGGCCAGCGCGCTGCTGGTCGACTACATCCTCACGGTCGCGGTGTCGATCTCCTCCGGGGTGAGCAACCTGGCCTCGGTGCTCCCGTGGGACTCGATCGGCGACTACAAGGTGGAGATCGCGGTCGGGGCGGTGCTGCTGCTGACCGCGCTCAACCTGCGCGGCCTGCGCGAGTCGGGCACCGCGTTCGCGGTCCCGACCTATCTGTTCATCTTCGTGATCATCGGGATGATCCTGACCGGTCTGTTCCGGGTCTTCGTCCTCGGCGACGACCTGCGCGCGCCCAGCGCCGGCCTGACCATCACGGCCGAGGAGAGCCACCTCACCAGCTTCGCCTTCGTCTTCCTGCTGTTGCGGACGTTCTCGTCCGGCTGCGCGGCGCTGACCGGGGTCGAGGCGATCTCCAACGGGGTGCCCGCCTTCAAGCCGCCGAAGAGCAAGAACGCCGCGACCACGCTGCTGCTGCTGGGCGTGATGGCGATCGTGATGCTGTTCGGCATCATCTCGCTGGCCCGGCTCACCCACCTGCAGTACGTCGAGGACCCGACCACGCAGATCACCGGCGGCCCGGCCAACTACGTGCAGAAGACGGTCACCGCGCAGCTCGCCGAGACCGTCTTCGGCCAGGGCTCCTGGCTGGTGGTGCTGGTCGGCGCGATCACCGCGCTGATCCTCTTCCTGGCCGCGAACACCGCCTTCAACGGCTTCCCGGTGCTCGGCTCGATCCTGGCCCAGGACCGGTATCTTCCCCGCCAGTTCCACACCCGGGGCGACCGGCTGGCGTTCAGCAACGGCATCGTCTTCCTGGCCGCCGCCGCGATCGTGCTGATCGTCGCCTTCCAGGCGGAGACCACCCGGCTGATCCAGCTCTACATCGTCGGGGTGTTCGTCTCCTTCACGCTGTCGCAGGGCGGCATGATCCGGCACTGGAACCGGTTGCTCCGGGTCCAGCGGGATCCGGAACGCCGCCGCCGGATGATCCGGTCCCGGGCGATCAACACCTTCGGCATGGGGCTGACCGGGGCGGTGCTGATCGTCGTACTGATCACCAAGTTCCTGCTCGGCGCGTGGATCGCGATCGCCGCGATGATCGTGATCTACGGGTTGATGCTGGCCATCCACCGGCACTACACCCGGGTCTCCGAGGAGCTGCAGCCGACCGAGGAGCGGCCGGTGCTGCCGTCCCGCAACCACGCGGTGGTGCTGGTCAGCAAGGTGCACATGCCGACCCTGCGGGCGGTCGCCTACGCCCAGGCGACCCGGCCGGACACGATCACCGCGGTGACCGTGAACGTCGACGACAAGGACACCCGGAACATCCAGGCCGAGTGGGAGCGCCGCGAGCTGCCGGTGCCGCTGACCGTGGTGGACTCGCCGTACCGGGAGATCACCAAGCCGATCATCGACTTCGTGAAGAGCGTGCGCCGCGCCTCGCCGCGCGACGTGGTGACCGTCTTCGTACCCGAATATGTGGTTGGTCGCTGGTGGGAGAACCTGCTGCACAACCAGAGCGCGCTGCGGATCAAGGGCCGGCTGCTCTTCGAGCCCGGCGTGATGGTGACCAGCGTGCCCTGGCAGCTGCGATCCAGCCAGGACCGCGACCTGGACCGGCTGGACCGGGGGCTGAGCCGGGCGCCGGCGCGCGGCCCGCGCTTCCACCCCAGCGAGCCGTCGGCCGTTTCTGATCAGCCGATCGAGGAGAAACCGTGA
- a CDS encoding potassium channel family protein — MHVVIMGCGRLGSTLAQNLDARGHQVAVIDQNADAFRRLGADFGGITVNGIGFDRDVLRAAGIERADAFAAVSSGDNSNIISARLARETFGVSRVVARIYDAKRAQVYERLGIPTVATIRWAADRMFRYLAPEERFEVFRDPTSVVSIVETPLHRDWVGRTVKTLEETTGARVAYLMRFGMGSLAQPSTVLQDGDQVFMLVTDDTVGKVLDIASRAGNEGH, encoded by the coding sequence GTGCACGTGGTGATCATGGGGTGTGGCCGGCTCGGTTCGACGCTGGCGCAGAACCTCGACGCGCGGGGCCATCAGGTCGCCGTGATCGATCAGAACGCCGACGCCTTCCGCCGGCTGGGCGCCGACTTCGGCGGCATCACGGTCAACGGGATCGGCTTCGACCGGGACGTGCTGCGGGCCGCCGGCATCGAGCGGGCGGACGCCTTCGCCGCGGTCTCCAGCGGGGACAACTCGAACATCATCTCGGCCCGGCTGGCCCGCGAGACGTTCGGCGTCTCCCGGGTGGTGGCCCGGATCTACGACGCCAAGCGCGCCCAGGTCTACGAGCGGCTCGGCATCCCGACCGTGGCGACCATCCGCTGGGCCGCCGACCGGATGTTCCGCTACCTGGCGCCCGAGGAGCGCTTCGAGGTGTTCCGCGACCCGACCAGCGTGGTCAGCATCGTCGAGACCCCGCTGCACCGGGACTGGGTGGGCCGCACGGTGAAGACCTTGGAGGAGACCACCGGCGCCCGGGTGGCCTATCTGATGCGCTTCGGGATGGGCTCGCTGGCCCAGCCGTCCACCGTGCTGCAGGACGGCGACCAGGTGTTCATGCTGGTCACCGACGACACCGTGGGCAAGGTCCTGGACATCGCCTCGCGCGCCGGAAACGAAGGGCACTGA
- a CDS encoding potassium channel family protein, whose product MRIAIAGAGNVGRSIAQELIGNGHEVMLIERQPRQLCPERVPEAQWILADACELSSLEEADVASCDVVVAATGDDKANLVVSLLAKTEFAVGRVVARVNRAENEWLFTEQWGVDVSVSKPRLMAALVEEAVTVGDLVRLMTFRQGEANLVEITLPKDAPYEGQPLRSVPMPRDAALVAILRGKRVVVPTPDDPLEAGDELIFVCTTEVEDQIRAVVLGSA is encoded by the coding sequence ATGCGCATCGCCATCGCGGGAGCCGGCAACGTGGGCCGGTCGATCGCCCAGGAGCTGATCGGCAACGGGCACGAGGTGATGCTGATCGAGCGCCAGCCGCGCCAGCTGTGCCCGGAGCGGGTGCCCGAGGCGCAGTGGATCCTCGCCGACGCCTGCGAGCTGAGCAGCCTGGAGGAGGCCGACGTCGCGTCCTGCGACGTGGTGGTCGCGGCCACCGGCGACGACAAGGCCAACCTGGTGGTGTCGCTGCTCGCCAAGACCGAGTTCGCGGTCGGCCGGGTGGTCGCCCGGGTGAACCGGGCGGAGAACGAGTGGCTGTTCACCGAGCAGTGGGGCGTCGACGTCTCGGTCAGCAAGCCGCGCCTGATGGCCGCGCTGGTCGAGGAGGCGGTCACGGTCGGCGACCTGGTGCGGCTGATGACCTTCCGGCAGGGTGAGGCCAACCTGGTCGAGATCACCCTGCCGAAGGACGCGCCTTACGAGGGCCAGCCGCTGCGCTCGGTGCCGATGCCGCGGGACGCCGCGCTGGTCGCCATCCTGCGCGGCAAGCGCGTGGTGGTGCCGACGCCGGACGACCCGCTGGAGGCCGGCGACGAGCTGATCTTCGTGTGCACCACCGAGGTGGAGGACCAGATCCGCGCCGTGGTCCTGGGCTCCGCTTAG
- a CDS encoding DUF3159 domain-containing protein, whose translation MAHETVEERLAEDIVEELDLHPTPAAQADEEEALPPLSEQIAEQLGGVRGLVESSIPVLAFVLFNVLLGESVAGFDKQTALLWAIIGSVGSALAIGGVRLARKQPVRHAVNGLFGIALGAYFAWKSGDAKNFYLPGILLTFGQAGALLLSVLFRKPLIGYAWGIMANKGRQDWFGNARLFRTFQWLTLLWVASLALRAGIQFYLWRLGEANALGIVRILISWPIYAATFAFTAWAIHRITSAQKAEETVA comes from the coding sequence GTGGCGCACGAAACCGTCGAGGAGCGGCTCGCCGAGGACATCGTCGAGGAGCTCGACCTGCATCCGACGCCCGCCGCGCAGGCGGACGAGGAGGAGGCGCTCCCGCCGCTCAGCGAGCAGATCGCCGAGCAGCTCGGCGGCGTGCGCGGGCTGGTCGAGTCGAGCATCCCGGTGCTCGCCTTCGTGCTGTTCAACGTGCTGCTCGGCGAGTCGGTCGCCGGCTTCGACAAGCAGACCGCGCTGCTCTGGGCGATCATCGGGTCGGTCGGCTCGGCGCTGGCCATCGGTGGCGTCCGGCTGGCCCGCAAGCAGCCGGTCCGGCACGCGGTCAACGGGCTGTTCGGCATCGCGCTCGGCGCCTACTTCGCCTGGAAGAGCGGCGACGCGAAGAACTTCTACCTGCCCGGCATCCTGCTCACCTTCGGGCAGGCCGGGGCGCTGCTGCTCTCGGTGCTCTTCCGGAAACCGCTGATCGGGTACGCCTGGGGCATCATGGCCAACAAGGGCCGGCAGGACTGGTTCGGCAACGCCCGGCTGTTTCGCACCTTCCAGTGGCTGACCCTGCTCTGGGTGGCGTCGCTGGCGCTGCGCGCCGGGATCCAGTTCTACCTGTGGCGGCTCGGCGAGGCGAACGCGCTGGGCATCGTCCGGATCCTGATCAGCTGGCCGATCTACGCCGCGACGTTCGCCTTCACCGCCTGGGCCATCCACCGGATCACCTCCGCCCAGAAAGCGGAGGAGACGGTCGCCTAG
- a CDS encoding OB-fold nucleic acid binding domain-containing protein: MTTEERTGLRRFLDRLTATDSELDARELQRDSAKCGAMPAGQCRRGQVVSVSGRLRTVAYTPRTNLPTLEADLWDGSDVVTLVFLGRRSIAGIEPGRQLTARGRIAIRDDRKVIYNPFYDLEAPR; the protein is encoded by the coding sequence ATGACCACGGAGGAGCGGACCGGCCTGCGCCGGTTCCTGGACCGGTTGACCGCGACCGACTCCGAGCTGGACGCTCGGGAGTTGCAGCGGGACTCGGCGAAATGTGGCGCGATGCCGGCCGGCCAGTGCCGGCGCGGCCAGGTCGTTTCGGTGTCCGGGCGACTGCGCACCGTGGCGTACACTCCACGGACCAACCTGCCCACCCTGGAGGCCGACCTCTGGGACGGCAGCGACGTGGTCACGCTGGTCTTCCTAGGCCGCCGGTCGATCGCCGGCATCGAGCCGGGGCGCCAGCTGACCGCGCGCGGCCGGATCGCGATCCGGGACGACCGCAAGGTCATCTACAACCCGTTCTACGACCTGGAGGCGCCCCGGTGA
- a CDS encoding DUF3710 domain-containing protein codes for MFSRKREGAKHVRAADAPPSKALAQSLAADGEPAAPEFGPWDLKHAPADVQRLDLGSLQIPAIEGVEVRVQANPEGGVEQVVLVDGESALQLGVFAAPKTEGIWDEVREEIAIAMREDGVQPQELTGRYGTELLARVNTPEGPAEVRFVGVDGPRWMVRALFQGAAAADPAREGVLGVALEGLVVVRDNEPRPVREPLPLRLPREMAEQGPAQEV; via the coding sequence ATGTTCTCCCGTAAGCGCGAGGGCGCCAAGCACGTACGCGCGGCCGACGCGCCGCCCTCCAAGGCGCTCGCCCAGAGCCTGGCGGCCGACGGGGAGCCCGCGGCGCCCGAGTTCGGCCCGTGGGACCTCAAGCACGCCCCGGCCGACGTGCAGCGGCTCGACCTGGGCAGCCTGCAGATCCCGGCGATCGAGGGGGTCGAGGTCCGGGTGCAGGCCAACCCGGAGGGCGGCGTCGAGCAGGTGGTCCTGGTGGACGGCGAGAGCGCCCTGCAGCTCGGCGTGTTCGCCGCGCCGAAGACCGAGGGCATCTGGGACGAGGTGCGCGAGGAGATCGCCATCGCGATGCGCGAGGACGGCGTGCAGCCCCAGGAGCTCACCGGGCGGTACGGCACCGAGCTGCTGGCCCGGGTGAACACCCCGGAGGGCCCGGCCGAGGTGCGCTTCGTCGGCGTGGACGGCCCGCGCTGGATGGTCCGGGCGCTGTTCCAGGGCGCCGCGGCCGCCGACCCGGCCCGCGAGGGCGTGCTCGGCGTGGCCCTGGAGGGCCTGGTCGTGGTCCGGGACAACGAGCCCCGCCCGGTGCGCGAGCCGCTCCCGCTGCGGCTGCCCCGGGAGATGGCCGAACAGGGGCCCGCGCAGGAAGTTTGA
- the dut gene encoding dUTP diphosphatase, with protein MSDVVIQVRLIDPDLPLPAYAHPGDAGADLVAAEEAEIAPGARVKVRTGIAVAIPDGFVGLVHPRSGLAARLGVTVLNAPGTVDAGYRGEILVNLINHDPERTVKISRGDRIAQLVVQRVERAVFHCVDTLDDTSRGVGGHGSTGGFGEGKAGSDVLP; from the coding sequence TTGAGCGACGTTGTCATCCAGGTCCGGCTGATCGACCCGGACCTGCCGCTGCCGGCCTACGCGCATCCCGGCGACGCCGGCGCCGACCTGGTCGCGGCCGAGGAGGCGGAGATCGCGCCGGGGGCCCGGGTCAAGGTCCGGACCGGCATCGCGGTCGCCATCCCGGACGGCTTCGTCGGGCTGGTCCACCCACGTTCCGGATTGGCCGCGCGCCTCGGGGTGACGGTGCTCAACGCGCCCGGTACGGTCGACGCCGGTTACCGCGGTGAGATTCTGGTCAATCTGATCAATCATGACCCGGAGCGGACCGTGAAGATCTCGCGCGGTGACCGGATCGCCCAGCTCGTCGTCCAGCGGGTGGAGCGAGCGGTGTTCCACTGCGTGGACACCCTCGACGACACCTCGCGGGGCGTGGGCGGGCACGGTTCGACCGGTGGCTTTGGTGAAGGAAAGGCTGGCAGTGATGTTCTCCCGTAA
- a CDS encoding DUF3093 domain-containing protein: MTPEPPARTVEAHQERLGLPWWAWPAVLLVGAILATELTLGIPELPAWLPYAVLLPLAVLLLVPLGRLRVAVRDGEFLVDDARLPVEFVADVVALDAAGKREALGVGAHPTAFVVQRPWIGTAVQVLLDDPADPTPYWVVSTRRPVELATTLLAVSRRARAGRDSPAAAS; the protein is encoded by the coding sequence GTGACACCCGAGCCCCCGGCCCGCACCGTCGAGGCCCATCAGGAACGCCTCGGCCTGCCCTGGTGGGCCTGGCCCGCCGTGCTGCTGGTCGGCGCCATCCTGGCCACCGAGCTGACCCTGGGCATCCCCGAGCTGCCCGCCTGGCTGCCCTACGCGGTGCTGCTGCCGCTGGCGGTCCTGCTGCTGGTCCCGCTGGGCCGGCTGCGGGTCGCGGTGCGTGACGGCGAGTTCCTGGTCGACGACGCCCGGCTGCCGGTCGAGTTCGTCGCCGACGTGGTGGCCCTGGACGCGGCCGGCAAGCGCGAGGCGCTCGGCGTCGGCGCGCACCCGACCGCCTTCGTGGTGCAGCGCCCGTGGATCGGCACCGCCGTGCAGGTACTGCTCGACGACCCGGCCGACCCGACGCCGTACTGGGTGGTCAGCACCCGGCGGCCGGTCGAGCTGGCCACCACGCTGCTCGCGGTCAGTCGTCGAGCGCGTGCCGGCCGGGACTCCCCGGCAGCTGCTTCCTGA
- a CDS encoding DUF4193 domain-containing protein: protein MATDYDAPRRDEVDLGEDSLEELKSRRADSQSGAVDVDEVEVAESFELPGADLADEELTVKVLPMQTDEFRCSRCFLVHHRSQLATERNGELICRECA, encoded by the coding sequence ATGGCCACCGACTACGACGCCCCGCGTCGCGATGAGGTCGACCTCGGCGAGGACAGCCTCGAGGAGCTCAAGTCCCGTCGCGCTGACTCCCAGTCCGGGGCGGTGGACGTGGACGAGGTCGAGGTGGCGGAGAGCTTCGAGCTGCCCGGCGCCGACCTCGCCGACGAGGAGCTGACCGTCAAGGTGCTGCCGATGCAGACCGACGAGTTCCGCTGCTCCCGCTGTTTCCTCGTGCACCACCGGAGCCAGCTGGCGACGGAGCGGAACGGGGAGCTGATCTGCCGCGAGTGCGCCTGA